The stretch of DNA TATGCAAATTCTCGGCTGAGCAATTCGTAATTGATTGCAGTGGAAGAGGAAAAGGGGAGATTTGCAATCAGTTACCTCAGGTTATAGATTCCAAGCAGGGGGTGTGACAATTGTTTCGACACCCGACATGATCCATCGATGACAATCCCCAGTATAATTAGCACAGATGAGCGAACGATTCGcagtaaatattttccactttATCACCCGAGTCACGccctatttatacccgttactcgtagagtaaaagggtatactagattcgtgcaaaagtatgtaacagctagaaggaagcgtttccgaccccataaagtatatatattcttgatcagggtcactagccgagtcgatctagccatgtccgtctgtccgtctgtccgtctgtccgtctgtctgtccgtctgtctgtctgtatgaacgctgagatctcagaaactacaaaagctagaaggttgagatttcccacacatattctttgtcttcctacgcagcgcaagtttattttagccaagcgccacgccccctctaacgcccacaatcgcccactaacgattttaaaatgggtcctgcgcccacatctttaaagatttccgaaaagtataaatgcaattttgttgtgtatatttatacctatcgaaatgtagaagacatttttcaaatcggaccattcattaaaaagttatacgctttataaattgtcaacatatatctatctccctcgcactccctttagctgagttacgattattagtcgggacaccaacccgacacagcgttcgcactccctttagctgagtgacgggtattagatagtcgggacaacaacccgactatagcgttctctcttgttttggcaTATGAACGTGCGCTTTGCAGCGGAAAAATCGAGGAAAAAATAGAAACAGAAAACTAAGGCCAAAAACAAAGCGAGAATTTGGGAACCGAGCTAAATGGTCAGCTAATTGGCCAAACGAGTCGAAAATCAGCAGACAGAATGTCGCTTAAAGTGTGCCAAAGTGTTTTGCACAAGGGCACTAAAAAGTGGGGGAAGTTTGTGGGTGGTTTTCtggtttttccttttcttttttcggttgGATGTGTTGTAACCGAATATGGGAAATTATTTCTAGCTTCTGCCCACGCACTCGTAACTCATAATCTCTTACGAAACAGAAGGGCAAAGCTGCACagacattaaaataaacattcgGTGTGGGCAGTTTTTCTCATTTCACGATCCATTTGGATGGCGTTCCCCTATCTCGAGAGCGTTGATAACGATCTGCAAAGCAAACAGACCGTAGCCGATAAGATATATTCAGCTAAACCGAGCGAATCTCGTCTGGGGGGCTGGAAAATTGTGCAATTTCTATTACAGTTCTctctttattttcctttttttttgccatgtCAACGACAAAAGTCAAGTCAATCAAGTGCAATCGAAATGGGagtggaattggaattggaaatCGAATCGCAGTCAAAGAGGTTGCGGCAAAAAGGGAAACGACAAAGAAAAAGCCCCACAAATCAATGCAGGCCAGGGCTAAAGTGGTCAAAGTGGGCAAAAACCCCTCCCCCATCGTAGGGAAATCTGCAAGTCTGGTGCCTTTCTTTCTTTGGGGTTTCTACTTACATTTTGCATAAATCTATAATGAGATTTGAAATGCAACTGTCACACATAATGGCATTGTCCAGTGACCAATCAATGCAGCTTAGCAAAATGCCACAATGATGATATAAGCATGGGGAAAAATTAagaggaaaattaaattagctCTTCGCTTTCAACGGCTGAAATCAAAATTCCACTCGTTATGGTTTCTCAAATAAATACACAGCTAGTTCCAGCAAAtgcttttcaaatatattaaatatccgTGGGGTAAACAATATTCAAAGCGGAAGTTGGATgcccaaatatttattagccATGAACAttgtttacaaacaaaatgaaacGATCGCCGTATATTAACCCCCTGCCCCCAATATAATGCCATACTTTTAGATTATACAGTTGGCTTTTGGCGTTCTATGGGAAATTATTGGAGGCGATTTTCGAAATTCTACCGAATAGAGAAGCTTTTTGCTCGCGCCCAGTAAAGTCCAGAATGTGAGTAGTTGATCTTAAGTGTCATGCCTTTGAAGGACCTTCGATATCAGCCAGAGATCATCATGTGCCACTGTGGACAGTTCAATCCCTTCTACATTGGACCCTATCCGGAATGCGCCTGTGGGGATTGTCCCTATGGAAAGTACTCGGGATTCACGCGATGCGGTTGGAGTGGCGGCAACGGACCCTTTGGCACCACCTTCTGTGATCCCTGCGGCGGGGATTCCCGGTATGGAGGGGGTGGTTTTGGAGGAGGCTGTGGTCCCTGCTGGAATCCCTTCTCCGGTTCTAGTTGTGGTCCCTCCTGTGGAACCTCCCGCTGTCCCCCATCCCGTGGATCTCCTTGTAGAGCAGACTGCTGCATGATGGGCTCCAGTGGATTTGACTGTGCCTATCCTGGCCAATCCTGCCGCCCATCCTGCTACCCTTGCTGCTGATTACTGTGTACTCGTATTCCTGTGGCCTCTGGACTTTACTGTGTGCGGTTAATTGGTTTCTTGAGCAAAATTGATTGTAAAGCACGAACAATTATGGTTAGCCCTTTGGGTTTTGCTGGGTTTGGTCTAAAAATAACCAGATGCTTTCCGCTCCAATCGCCAGCAAAAATCCCCCCCTGTAATGGAATGCCCATACATGACTGCCTCTTGGTTATGGAATATAGCTGTCGCTTTCGATATCCATGCCATACATCAAAAGGGGGTAGAATCTGGGGTTGTAGGGGGAGAAACTGGGAAAAAGGAGGTCGGCGCCGCTAAATGCGATTACAGCATAAACGATTAATTTTATTGCAGAGTTCCGTAAACTAATTAAAGCACAGTGGACACAGTCAGTGGCGGAGGAGGCGACTTCAAAGAAAGGGTTAATTGTAGTAGAATGCCCCTTCTTTCTTTCCGCTTTCTTGGTTTTCTTCTCTGCATTTTTTGCCTTTGTCTTTTCCGCAGTTTTTTCGTCGTCCATTTTCTAGGCCGAAATTACTCCATGGCTGTAGAATTTACGGGGCCCCAAAGTTCTTGTTCTCCTTTTCAGCATTTCTATTGCCATTGTTGTGGCGGCTGTCATGTTGTGGGTGGCCGCACTCAACTCTGTTTGTTTTCTATGCTGCACTGGGTGTTGTTTGTCGCTCTGCTCTTGTTTCCCTGCGTTCTTCTTTTTCATGTCACGCCTCATTTAGCTTTTCACAACATTTCCACATTTCCACCCACATCGCACATAGGCCTTGCGTACATATATATCGCATAGTCTCGGAAATATCTGGGGATCTGGAGCAGTGCTGCCTAATACTCTTCACTCTCGGTTCTTAGCACACATCAAAATTAACCGAAATAACTAGTggggtgtgcgtgtgtgcctCGTATCTGTGAACTAGATCAAGCTTCTTCGTCTTGAGATTGGAATGCTCCTCCTAATGAGCCGCAATATGTTCGAGTTAATTGAATCTGATCGAAGTTGCCGGGGCAATTATCAACAAATAGCCAATAAATACTTAAAGAAATGGGGTGATAGAGGGGGaccttt from Drosophila takahashii strain IR98-3 E-12201 chromosome 2R, DtakHiC1v2, whole genome shotgun sequence encodes:
- the LOC108061164 gene encoding uncharacterized protein, with translation MCHCGQFNPFYIGPYPECACGDCPYGKYSGFTRCGWSGGNGPFGTTFCDPCGGDSRYGGGGFGGGCGPCWNPFSGSSCGPSCGTSRCPPSRGSPCRADCCMMGSSGFDCAYPGQSCRPSCYPCC